Proteins found in one Pseudochaenichthys georgianus chromosome 13, fPseGeo1.2, whole genome shotgun sequence genomic segment:
- the tsr1 gene encoding pre-rRNA-processing protein TSR1 homolog produces the protein MVKMAANEEKQQGHRPGVFKQKNKGHKHGKHRTKGEIERENKGRVSVTALTKKQRKEHKRMDRRNKANQLRKNKKDMVLTEKRRLGTRDGPPHLVAVVSLHGGIDAGTVTKLLRGEGAGGVGLQERCISGVTDSFGILLPRVKQRFNFLSISTADIHSLLDVAKIADSLVFVLDSDEGWDNYGEYCLSCLFAQGLPSHALVCQGVSELPVKKKVESKRALSKITEIRFPDERIYPLDSEQDGTLLLRHLGTQRQRKLGFRSRRAHLLAQKVSFTANSPAEGTGVGPTGLGTLCVSGYVRGCPLQVNRLVHITGYGDFQISQIDAPSDPLPLILTATRPAKPGKEGDFDMQDGGEGEAPVRVLMKADPSSRESLQAEAEVDPMEGEQTWPTDSELLEAEEARKSKRVMKVPKGTSDYQASWIVDEEEESNGEIDEESSEEDDDDDDMLDEAMEDEDNVSQGPGSEEEEEEEDEEEEEEVCAEERAGVDERYDEHIDVAAEEEGLKRYREARSNEMFPDEVDTPLDMPARIRFQRYRGLKSFRSSPWDTMENLPLNYSRIFQFKSFERTRHRILAEAAAEEEGAMVGWYVTLHILDVPSSVMESVQSGKPLIMVSLLPHEQKMSVMHLLVRRHPSNTEPIKSKEELVFHCGFRRFRASPIFSQHTSADKHKMERFLRPDAPTVVSVYAPITFNPAGVLLFKQKNDGIQDLVATGSLLSCDPQRVTLKRIVLSGHPFKINKRSATVRYMLFNREDIMWFKPVELRTKWGRRGHIKEALGTHGHMKCVFDNQMRSQDTLLMNLFKRVYPRWTYDPYVPSSLTWFKREIIVDTDDLDME, from the exons ATGGTGAAAATGGCTGCGAATGAGGAAAAACAACAGGGGCACAGACCCGGCGTATTTAAACAGAAAAATAAAGGCCACAAACATGGCAAGCACCGGACGAAAGGTGAAATTGAGAGAGAAAACAAAG GTAGAGTATCAGTGACGGCCCTTACTAAAAAACAGAGGAAGGAGCATAAGAGGATGGACAGAAGGAACAAAGCCAACCAGCTACGCAAGAATAAGAAAGACATG GTTCTAACAGAAAAGCGCCGTCTAGGCACAAGGGACGGTCCTCCTCACCTGGTTGCCGTGGTGTCTCTCCATGGTGGAATCGATGCTGGGACTGTTACCAAACTGCTACGTGGGGAGGGGGCCGGGGGTGTCGGACTTCAGGAGCGGTGCATCAGTGGAGTCACTGACAGTTTTGGGATACTTCTGCCTCGTGTTAAGCAAAGGTTCAACTTTCTAAGCATCAGCACGG CTGACATACACTCCCTGCTGGATGTGGCAAAGATTGCAGATAGCCTTGTATTTGTACTGGACTCTGATGAAGGTTGGGACAACTATGGAGAATACTGTCTCTCCTGCCTCTTTGCCCAGGGCCTTCCTAGTCATG CACTGGTGTGTCAGGGTGTGTCTGAACTTCCTGTGAAGAAAAAGGTTGAGTCCAAGAGAGCTCTGTCGAAAATCACAGAGATCCGTTTCCCTGATGAGCGTATCTACCCTTTGGATTCGGAGCAGGATGGCACTTTACTTCTCAGACACCTGGGCACTCAGAGACAGAGAAAGCTCGGTTTCCGCTCCAGACGTGCCCATCTTTTGGCTCAGAAAGTGTCTTTTACAGCAAACAGCCCTGCTGAGGGGACAGGTGTTGGACCCACTGGCCTGGGCACACTCTGTGTCTCTGGGTACGTCCGTGGTTGTCCTCTACAAGTTAACAGACTGGTGCACATCACTGGATATGGAGACTTTCAGATCAGTCAGATTGATGCTCCATCAGACCCTCTTCCCCTCATCTTAACAGCAACCCGACCTGCAAAGCCTGGCAAGGAAGGAGACTTTGACATGCAG GATGGAGGCGAGGGGGAGGCCCCAGTGAGGGTGCTCATGAAAGCGGACCCCTCCAGCAGGGAGAGTCTGCAGGCAGAGGCTGAGGTGGACCCCATGGAAGGAGAGCAGACCTGGCCAACAGACTCAGAGCTCCTGGAAGCTGAAG AGGCCAGGAAGAGCAAGCGTGTGATGAAGGTCCCTAAAGGAACATCAGACTACCAGGCCTCCTGGATtgttgatgaagaggaggagagtaaTGGAGAGATAGACGAAGAGAGCAGTGAAGAGGACGACGATGATGACGACATGTTGGACGAGGCCATGGAGGATGAGGACAATGTTTCTCAG GGTCCAGgttcagaagaagaagaagaagaggaggatgaggaggaggaggaagaggtgtgCGCCGAAGAGCGAGCAGGAGTAGATGAGCGATATGATGAGCACATTGATGTGGCGGCAGAGGAAGAAGGCCTTAAACGCTACCGTGAAGCTCGGTCCAATGAAATGTTTCCTGATGAGGTGGACACGCCACTTGACATGCCAGCTAGAATCAG GTTCCAGCGCTATAGGGGCCTGAAAAGTTTCCGCTCCTCACCCTGGGACACCATGGAGAACTTGCCCCTCAACTACTCACGCATCTTCCAGTTTAAGAGCTTTGAGCGCACTCGCCACCGCATACTGGCTGAGGCCgccgcagaggaagagggagccatg GTGGGCTGGTATGTTACGCTACACATCCTTGATGTCCCCTCTTCTGTGATGGAGAGTGTGCAGTCAGGCAAACCTCTGATAATGGTGTCTCTCTTGCCCCACGAGCAGAAG ATGTCGGTGATGCACCTCTTGGTGAGGAGACACCCCAGCAACACAGAGCCCATCAAATCTAAAGAGGAGCTGGTGTTCCACTGTGGATTTCGGAGGTTCAGGGCTTCTCCTATCTTCTCCCAGCACACTTCAG CTGACAAGCATAAGATGGAGCGCTTCCTCAGGCCAGATGCCCCCACCGTGGTGTCGGTGTACGCTCCCATTACCTTCAACCCTGCGGGAGTCCTGCTCTTCAAACAGAAGAATGATG GCATCCAGGACTTGGTGGCTACAGGCAGCCTCCTCAGCTGTGACCCTCAGCGTGTAACACTGAAGAGGATTGTGCTGAGCGGACACCCGTTCAAAATAAACAAGCGCTCAGCTACGGTCCGTTACATGCTCTTCAACAGGG AGGATATAATGTGGTTCAAGCCAGTTGAGCTGCGGACAAAGTGGGGAAGGAGAGGCCACATCAAAGAGGCTTTGG GAACACATGGTCACATGAAGTGTGTATTTGATAATCAAATGCGCTCGCAAGACACTCTCCTGATGAATTTGTTCAAGAGAGTGTATCCTCGCTGGACGTATGACCCCTATGTGCCCTCTTCGTTAACCTGGTTCAAGAGAGAGATCATCGTGGATACGGACGACTTGGACATGGAATAG
- the taok1a gene encoding serine/threonine-protein kinase TAO1 — MPNSSRAGSLKDPEIADLFFKEDPEKLYSDLREIGHGSFGAVYFARDVRTNEVVAIKKMSYSGKQSTEKWQDIIKEVKFLQRIQHPNSIEYKGCYLREHTAWLVMEYCLGSASDLLEVHKKPLQEVEIAAITHGALRGLAYLHSHNMIHRDIKAGNVLLTEPGQVKLADFGSASIACPANSFVGTPYWMAPEVILAMDEGQYDGKIDIWSLGITCIELAERKPPLFNMNAMSALYHIAQNESPTLQSSEWSEYFRNFVDSCLQKFPQDRPNSEELLKHAFVQRERPESVLIDLISRTKDAVRELDNLQYRKMKKILFQEAHNGPTTEAQDEEEEPEHSMGRTGTVNSVGSNQSIPSMSISASSQSSSVNSLTDAGDDKSEVDIEGDHTVMSNSSVIHLKPEEQTYNEESEPNTRPTEPQSPPAHTPRPKRNREHFATIRTASVLTRQIKEHEQDSELREQILGYKRMRRQHQKQLMALENKLKAEMDEHRLRLDKELENQRNSFAQEMEKLIKKHLVSMEKDAKTFNNDEKKFQQHIQSQQKKELNSFLESQKREYKLRKEQLKEELNENQSTPKKEKQEWLSKQKENFQHFQAEEEANLQRRQRQYLDLECRRFKRRILIARHNIEQDLAREELNKRQTQKDLEHAMLLRHHESMQELEFRQLNTIQKTRAELTRLQHQTELTNQQEYNKRRERELRRKHVMEVRQQPKSLKSKELQIKKQFQDTCKIQTRQYKALRNHLLETTPKSEHKAVLKRLKQEQHRKLAILAEQYDHSINEMLSTQALRLDETQEAQCQGLRMQLQQELELLNAYQSKIKMQTDAQHERERKDLEQRVSIRRALLEQKIEEEMLSLQNERLERIRSLLERQAREVEAFDSESMRLGFSKVVLSNISPEALSNSFPGATANWSHHQQQHPSGGSQGSPWGSGGSSVGSGHHGSHHHYHSSPGGASMQQGWGQGGGAPSPWGHPSAGGMVSRSSGGAQNSPQAMGRTPSGGRNEQNMSRSTSVTSQISNGSHLSFT, encoded by the exons ATGCCCAACAGCAGTCGGGCGGGGAGCCTGAAGGACCCCGAAATCGCAGATCTCTTCTTCAAGGAGGACCCAGAAAAGCTCTACTCAGATCTGCGGGAGATCGGACATGGCAGCTTTGGTGCTGTATACTTT GCACGGGATGTGCGGACAAATGAGGTGGTGGCCATCAAGAAGATGTCCTACAGTGGAAAGCAGTCCACCGAG AAATGGCAAGACATAATCAAGGAGGTGAAATTCCTGCAAAGAATACAACACCCAAACAGCATAGAGTACAAAGGATGTTACCTGCGAGAGCACACTGCCTGG CTGGTAATGGAGTACTGTCTCGGCTCTGCTTCAGATTTGTTAGAAG TTCACAAGAAACCTCTACAAGAAGTTGAAATAGCTGCAATTACCCATGGGGCTCTTCGAGGATTGGCCTATCTTCACTCCCACAACATgattcaccg AGATATCAAGGCAGGCAACGTCTTGCTGACGGAGCCAGGGCAGGTGAAACTGGCAGATTTTGGTTCTGCCTCAATTGCCTGCCCGGCCAACTCCTTCGTTGGGACTCCATATTG GATGGCCCCAGAAGTAATTTTAGCCATGGATGAGGGCCAGTATGATGGAAAGATTGACATCTGGTCTTTGGGAATCACCTGCATTGAATTAG CTGAGAGGAAGCCTCCACTGTTCAACATGAATGCAATGAGTGCCTTATACCATATAGCACAGAATGAGAGCCCCACGCTGCAGTCTAGTGAATG GTCCGAATATTTCCGAAACTTTGTAGATTCTTGCCTTCAGAAATTTCCCCAGGATAGACCAAACTCTGAGGAGCTCTTAAAG CATGCATTTGTCCAGCGTGAGCGACCAGAATCAGTTCTCATAGACCTGATAAGTCGGACTAAGGACGCAGTGCGAGAGCTTGACAATCTGCAGTATCGTAAAATGAAGAAGATCTTGTTTCAAGAAGCCCACAATGGCCCCACAACGGAAGCACAAGATGAAGAGGAG GAGCCAGAACACAGCATGGGTAGGACGGGGACAGTAAACAGCGTGGGGAGCAACCAATCCATACCCAGTATGTCAATCAGTGCCAGTTCCCAGAGCAGCTCTGTCAACAGCCTGACCGATGCAGGCGATGACAAGAGTGAGGTGGACATAGAGGGAGACCACACAGTCATGTCCAACAGCTCTGTGATACACCTCAAACCG GAGGAACAGACATATAATGAAGAGTCGGAGCCAAACACCCGACCCACTGAGCCTCAGTCCCCTCCCGCACACACTCCACGGCCGAAACGAAACCGCGAACACTTTGCTACCATTCGCACAGCCTCAGTG CTCACTCGCCAGATAAAGGAGCATGAACAAGACTCTGAGTTAAGAGAGCAGATATTGGGCTACAAGAGGATGAGGCGGCAGCACCAGAAACAGCTGATGGCTCTGGAAAACAAGCTGAAGGCTGAGATGGATGAGCACAGACTCCGCCTGGACAAAGAGCTGGAGAACCAGAGGAACAGCTTCGCCCAGGAGATGGAGAAACTGATCAAAAAGCACCTGGTGTCCATGGAGAAAGAT GCAAAAACCTTTAACAATGATGAGAAGAAGTTCCAGCAACATATTCAGAGTCAGCAGAAGAAAGAGCTCAACAGCTTCCTCGAATCCCAGAAACGCGAGTACAAACTTCGCAAGGAACAACTTAAAGAG GAGTTGAATGAAAACCAGTCTACACCCAAGAAAGAAAAGCAAGAGTGGTTGTCCAAGCAGAAGGAGAACTTCCAACACTTCCAAGCTGAGGAGGAGGCCAACCTGCAGCGCAGACAGAGGCAGTATCTGGACCTGGAGTGCCGCAGATTCAAACGGAGGATCTTGATCGCTCGCCACAATATCGAACAGGATTTAGCGCGTGAG GAGCTAAACAAGCGTCAGACCCAGAAGGATTTGGAACACGCCATGCTTCTCCGGCACCATGAGTCCATGCAAGAGCTGGAGTTCCGCCAGCTCAACACCATCCAAAAGACCAGGGCTGAGCTCACCCGCCTGCAGCACCAGACggagctgaccaatcagcaggagtacaacaagaggagggagagggaacTTCGACGTAAACACGTTATGGAGGTCCGCCAGCAGCCCAAGAGCCTCAAG TCCAAAGAGCTACAGATCAAGAAGCAGTTCCAGGACACATGTAAGATCCAGACCCGGCAGTACAAAGCGTTGAGGAACCATCTGTTGGAGACCACACCAAAGTCAGAGCACAAGGCTGTCCTTAAACGGCTGAAGCAGGAGCAGCACCGCAAACTCGCCATCTTGGCAGAGCAGTATGACCACTCCATCAATGAGATGCTTTCCACTCAGGCG CTCCGTCTGGATGAGACTCAGGAGGCTCAGTGCCAAGGCCTGCGCATGCAGCTGCAGCAGGAGCTGGAGCTGCTCAACGCCTATCAGAGCAAGATCAAGATGCAGACAGACGCCCAGCACGAGCGCGAGAGGAAGGACCTGGAGCAGAGGGTGTCCATCCGAAGGGCCCTGCTGGAACAGAAG atcgaGGAGGAGATGTTGTCCTTGCAGAATGAACGCTTGGAGCGAATCCGGAGCCTTCTGGAACGTCAAGCCAGAGAAGTGGAGGCTTTTGATTCAGAGAGCATGCGCCTGGGCTTCAGCAAAGTGGTGCTATCCAACATCTCCCCAGAGGCCCTCAGCAACAGCTTTCCCGGAGCTACAGCTAATTGGAGTCACCATCAGCAACAACACCCGTCCGGGGGCTCTCAAGGCTCACCCTGGGGCAGCGGAGGTTCTAGCGTAGGGTCCGGCCACCACGGCAGCCATCACCACTACCACTCCAGTCCGGGAGGGGCATCTATGCAGCAAGGCTGGGGACAGGGAGGTGGGGCTCCTTCACCATGGGGCCATCCATCAGCAGGAGGCATGGTGTCTCGCAGCAGTGGAGGTGCACAGAACAGCCCCCAAGCAATGGGGAGGACACCCTCGGGAGGGCGCAATGAGCAGAATATGAGCAGGAGTACCAGTGTCACCTCTCAAATATCCAACGGGTCACACCTCTCCTTCACATAG